A region of Arthrobacter sp. FB24 DNA encodes the following proteins:
- a CDS encoding DUF4913 domain-containing protein, whose protein sequence is MATKIGRFGSIDAETPPDAPAEDQRAPELVYGSAEEFLHEQLLPTYVRDVDGRAAKWCLEWYFHPEAVSRVEALWRAWEHLRLDGATGISVWFKDHADHHMSVLLDPRGPFYKCDMQKHRDPDHLEPKKAPSGWFPDVREFR, encoded by the coding sequence ATGGCTACCAAGATCGGCCGATTCGGCTCAATAGACGCTGAAACACCCCCAGATGCTCCGGCAGAAGACCAGAGGGCACCAGAGCTGGTTTACGGCTCAGCTGAGGAATTCCTTCACGAGCAGCTGCTCCCGACATATGTCCGCGACGTCGACGGCCGCGCCGCAAAATGGTGTCTCGAGTGGTACTTCCACCCGGAAGCTGTCTCGCGCGTCGAAGCGCTGTGGCGGGCCTGGGAGCACCTCAGGCTGGACGGAGCGACGGGAATCAGCGTGTGGTTCAAAGACCATGCCGACCACCACATGAGCGTGCTCCTGGACCCCCGGGGCCCGTTCTACAAATGTGACATGCAGAAGCACCGCGACCCCGATCATCTTGAACCCAAAAAGGCCCCATCCGGCTGGTTTCCGGACGTCCGCGAATTCCGATAG